A part of Gramella sp. MAR_2010_147 genomic DNA contains:
- a CDS encoding sigma-70 family RNA polymerase sigma factor: MPANSLDPNKWVDKYSDYLFNYTIVRVNNREVANDLISETFLAALKSAKNFKGEASERTWLISILKRKIIDYYRKINSRKGKAEVKIKYSDDYNEGEWLEEQVADQFDRSAEDEMENNELGLAILDCLDSINEKHAEIFKRKTIDGADTEAICNEFNITPSNLWVIIHRARTALAACLEKNWF, translated from the coding sequence ATGCCAGCTAACTCCCTCGACCCGAATAAATGGGTTGATAAATATTCAGATTATCTCTTTAATTATACGATCGTTCGGGTAAACAATCGTGAGGTGGCGAACGATCTTATTTCAGAAACTTTTCTGGCAGCATTAAAGTCGGCTAAAAATTTTAAAGGTGAGGCAAGTGAAAGAACCTGGTTAATTTCTATTTTAAAGAGAAAAATTATAGATTACTATCGCAAGATCAATTCAAGAAAAGGGAAAGCTGAAGTAAAGATCAAATATTCTGACGATTACAATGAAGGTGAATGGCTGGAAGAGCAAGTAGCAGATCAATTTGACAGAAGTGCGGAGGATGAAATGGAGAATAATGAACTGGGGTTGGCTATTTTAGATTGTCTTGATTCTATTAACGAAAAGCACGCAGAAATTTTCAAAAGAAAAACAATCGATGGTGCAGATACTGAAGCCATATGTAATGAATTTAATATCACCCCGTCTAACCTCTGGGTTATTATACATAGAGCCAGAACAGCACTGGCAGCTTGTTTAGAAAAAAACTGGTTTTAA
- the purE gene encoding 5-(carboxyamino)imidazole ribonucleotide mutase yields the protein MGKVAVIMGSTSDMPVMQEAIDILKGFDLEVEVDIVSAHRTPEKLFEFSKAAHEKGIKVIIAGAGGAAHLPGMVASLSPLPVIGVPVKSRNSIDGWDSVLSILQMPGGVPVATVALDGAKNAGILAAQIIGTSDKCVLDKILVYKEGLKQKVIEGAKSLKK from the coding sequence ATGGGAAAAGTAGCAGTTATTATGGGTAGTACCAGCGATATGCCGGTAATGCAGGAAGCCATCGATATTTTAAAAGGTTTTGATCTTGAGGTAGAAGTAGATATCGTGTCGGCTCACAGAACACCTGAGAAACTTTTTGAATTCAGCAAAGCAGCCCATGAAAAAGGAATTAAAGTTATTATTGCCGGAGCCGGTGGAGCGGCACATTTGCCAGGAATGGTAGCCTCCTTGTCTCCGCTTCCCGTAATTGGTGTACCTGTGAAATCCAGAAATTCTATTGATGGCTGGGACTCTGTACTTTCTATACTTCAAATGCCAGGAGGTGTCCCTGTAGCAACAGTTGCCCTCGATGGTGCTAAAAATGCCGGAATCCTGGCAGCTCAAATCATTGGAACTTCTGATAAATGTGTATTAGATAAAATTCTTGTGTACAAAGAAGGATTGAAACAAAAGGTTATTGAAGGAGCAAAATCTCTTAAAAAATAA
- a CDS encoding 5-(carboxyamino)imidazole ribonucleotide synthase: MVNYFSSDFKLGILGGGQLGKMMLYETRKYDIQTLVLDPSEEAPCKISCNHFEQGDLMDYETVLAFGRKADVVTFEIEGVNIDALKKLESEGIKTFPSANTLEKIQNKAVQKKFYQEKDIPTAEFKVFKSIQDLKNAVENENIKIPFVWKSATGGYDGKGVSVIKKKEELEILPEGECIAEKLIPFKNELAVIVARNPSGEMKTYPVVEMEFHPTANQVEYVICPARINEKIAGKARKIAEKVSEAFQHVGLLAVEMFQTEDDQILINEVAPRPHNSGHYSIEASYTNQFEQHIRAILDLPLGNTESKVGGIMVNLVGDKDHEGEVVYENIEQIMKMDGVTPHIYGKKITRPFRKMGHVTIVDKDLKKAREVAEKVKNSIKVISKQQ, from the coding sequence ATGGTAAATTATTTTTCTTCAGACTTTAAACTTGGAATTCTAGGTGGAGGCCAGTTAGGTAAAATGATGTTATATGAGACCAGAAAATATGATATCCAAACCCTGGTTCTTGACCCCAGTGAGGAAGCTCCATGTAAAATTTCATGCAATCACTTTGAGCAGGGTGATCTTATGGACTACGAAACTGTCCTGGCCTTCGGTAGAAAAGCAGATGTTGTTACCTTCGAAATTGAAGGAGTAAATATTGATGCACTCAAAAAACTTGAATCTGAAGGAATAAAAACTTTTCCATCAGCAAACACTCTGGAAAAAATCCAGAATAAGGCTGTTCAGAAAAAATTTTATCAGGAAAAAGATATTCCAACCGCAGAATTTAAAGTTTTTAAATCTATTCAAGACTTGAAAAATGCTGTAGAGAATGAAAATATAAAAATTCCTTTTGTATGGAAAAGCGCCACAGGCGGATATGATGGAAAAGGAGTTTCTGTTATAAAGAAAAAAGAAGAATTAGAAATTTTACCAGAAGGAGAATGTATTGCAGAAAAATTGATTCCGTTTAAGAACGAACTGGCGGTGATCGTGGCAAGAAATCCTTCCGGAGAAATGAAAACCTATCCCGTGGTTGAAATGGAATTTCATCCAACAGCCAATCAGGTAGAATATGTGATCTGTCCGGCTCGTATTAATGAGAAAATTGCCGGTAAGGCCAGGAAAATAGCAGAAAAAGTCTCCGAAGCCTTTCAACATGTAGGCTTACTAGCCGTAGAAATGTTCCAGACCGAAGATGATCAGATTTTAATAAACGAAGTCGCTCCCAGACCTCATAACAGTGGCCATTATAGCATTGAAGCCTCTTACACCAATCAATTTGAGCAGCATATACGTGCAATCCTTGATCTTCCCCTGGGAAATACCGAAAGTAAGGTAGGCGGCATCATGGTAAATTTAGTGGGAGATAAAGATCATGAAGGCGAGGTTGTTTATGAAAATATTGAACAGATCATGAAAATGGACGGAGTAACACCTCATATCTACGGAAAAAAGATCACCAGGCCTTTCAGAAAAATGGGACATGTAACTATTGTGGATAAAGACTTGAAGAAGGCACGTGAGGTTGCGGAAAAAGTTAAGAATAGTATTAAAGTGATAAGTAAACAACAGTAA
- a CDS encoding DUF4136 domain-containing protein, whose amino-acid sequence MRLLKYAFLFLFIAACNSPKAVYDYDQQVNFNQYNTYSIFPDLQTGLSQLDEARLMESIHSGMNGKGFSQSEDPGVYVNVYTKRFEQDNRSRVGVGIGGGGGNVGVGVSGGIPVGQMDSYLELTFDFIDVENDALIWQAVVESPFNINAKPQERQAKFDKIVAKALEAYPPEK is encoded by the coding sequence ATGAGACTATTAAAATATGCTTTTTTATTCCTGTTTATAGCTGCCTGTAATTCTCCAAAGGCGGTTTATGATTATGATCAACAGGTAAATTTCAATCAATATAACACCTATTCAATTTTCCCCGATCTGCAAACAGGATTGAGTCAGTTGGATGAAGCCAGATTAATGGAAAGTATTCATTCAGGAATGAACGGGAAGGGATTCTCTCAGTCCGAAGATCCAGGCGTGTACGTAAATGTATATACCAAAAGATTCGAGCAGGATAACCGCAGTAGAGTAGGGGTTGGAATTGGAGGTGGAGGCGGTAACGTTGGAGTTGGAGTTTCTGGCGGGATTCCTGTTGGCCAAATGGATAGTTACTTAGAACTTACTTTTGACTTTATAGATGTAGAAAACGACGCACTAATATGGCAGGCGGTAGTTGAAAGTCCTTTTAATATCAATGCCAAGCCACAGGAGAGGCAGGCTAAGTTTGACAAAATTGTAGCAAAGGCTTTGGAAGCATATCCTCCTGAAAAATAA
- the obgE gene encoding GTPase ObgE: MTEGNFVDYVKIHVFSGKGGKGSAHLHREKYITKGGPDGGDGGRGGHVIVKGNKNLWTLFHLKFKRHVKAEHGGNGSKQRSSGAQGTDEYIEVPLGTVIRDTDTNEIIKEITEDGQEFIVAEGGMGGRGNWHFKSSTNQTPRYAQPGIDGQQVDITLELKVLADVGLVGFPNAGKSTLLSVITAAKPKIANYEFTTLKPNLGIVEYRDFKTFVVADIPGIIEGAAEGKGLGHRFLRHIERNSTLLFLIPADAKNIKEQYDILLDELKRYNPELMDKDRLIAISKSDLLDAELKAEMAQELDSELKLPYIFISSVAQAGLTELKDKLWQMLNKEPV, encoded by the coding sequence ATGACTGAAGGGAATTTTGTTGATTACGTAAAAATCCATGTTTTTTCCGGGAAAGGAGGAAAGGGTTCTGCTCACCTTCACAGGGAGAAATATATAACCAAAGGAGGACCGGATGGCGGTGACGGTGGTCGCGGTGGTCACGTAATTGTAAAAGGGAATAAAAATCTCTGGACATTATTTCACCTTAAATTTAAACGCCATGTAAAGGCCGAACATGGTGGAAATGGAAGTAAACAAAGAAGTTCAGGAGCGCAGGGAACAGATGAGTATATCGAGGTTCCTTTGGGAACGGTAATTCGTGATACAGATACTAATGAGATCATTAAAGAGATCACAGAAGACGGTCAGGAATTTATCGTGGCAGAAGGTGGAATGGGAGGCCGCGGAAACTGGCATTTTAAGAGCTCAACAAATCAAACTCCGCGTTATGCCCAACCCGGTATAGATGGCCAGCAAGTAGATATTACACTAGAATTAAAAGTATTGGCAGATGTGGGTCTGGTAGGTTTTCCAAATGCCGGTAAATCAACTTTACTTTCTGTGATCACAGCAGCCAAGCCTAAGATCGCTAATTATGAGTTTACCACTTTAAAACCAAATCTTGGAATTGTAGAATATCGTGATTTTAAGACTTTTGTAGTGGCAGATATTCCCGGTATTATTGAGGGTGCTGCTGAAGGTAAAGGTTTGGGACATAGATTTTTAAGGCATATTGAGCGAAATTCAACGTTATTGTTTCTTATTCCAGCTGATGCTAAGAATATTAAAGAGCAGTATGATATCCTGTTAGATGAATTAAAGCGTTATAATCCTGAATTGATGGATAAGGACCGGTTGATCGCGATTTCAAAAAGTGATCTTCTGGATGCGGAATTAAAAGCTGAAATGGCTCAAGAACTCGATAGCGAACTCAAACTTCCTTATATCTTCATTTCATCTGTAGCGCAAGCAGGACTTACTGAATTGAAGGATAAATTATGGCAAATGCTGAATAAAGAGCCTGTTTAA
- a CDS encoding adenylate kinase, producing the protein MTNLVLFGPPGAGKGTQATILKDKYQLIHISTGDVFRFNIKNQTELGLSAKSFMDKGQLVPDEVTINMLQAEVEKNEGANGFIFDGFPRTEAQAEALSTYLKSKGTKVHAMIALEVDDEVLVQRLLERGKTSGRPDDADEKVIRNRIKVYYDETAILKNFYQKQDRYYGVDGVGSIEEITERLSKVIDDLMKQ; encoded by the coding sequence ATGACAAATTTAGTGCTTTTTGGCCCTCCGGGCGCAGGTAAAGGAACTCAGGCAACTATTCTTAAAGATAAGTATCAACTTATTCATATCTCTACAGGAGACGTTTTCAGGTTTAATATTAAAAACCAAACTGAATTAGGTCTAAGTGCTAAATCTTTTATGGATAAAGGTCAGTTGGTGCCAGATGAGGTAACCATTAATATGCTGCAGGCTGAGGTGGAGAAGAACGAAGGAGCTAATGGATTTATTTTTGATGGTTTTCCACGTACCGAAGCACAGGCAGAGGCTTTAAGCACTTATCTTAAGTCTAAGGGTACAAAAGTTCATGCCATGATCGCTTTAGAAGTGGATGATGAGGTGCTGGTACAGCGATTGCTGGAAAGAGGTAAGACTTCGGGAAGGCCGGATGATGCCGATGAAAAAGTGATAAGAAACCGAATTAAGGTATATTATGATGAAACTGCCATTCTGAAGAATTTTTATCAGAAGCAGGATAGGTATTATGGAGTTGATGGCGTAGGAAGTATTGAGGAGATCACAGAGCGACTAAGCAAGGTGATAGATGATTTAATGAAACAATAA
- the gcvP gene encoding aminomethyl-transferring glycine dehydrogenase produces MRTDSFALRHIGPKAENLQEMLDTIGVESIEQLIYETIPDDIRLNEALNLPKAMSENQYAEHIKKLSEKNRVFKTYIGLGYHQAILPAVIQRNILENPGWYTAYTPYQAEIAQGRLEALLNFQTMVSDLTGMEIANASLLDESTAAAEAMALLHAVRDRKQKKDNVNKFFVSQQTLPQTISLMETRADFLGIDMVVGNHEEFDFSEDYFGALVQYPGKFGQIFDYGDFIENCKKANIKTAVAADILSLVKLQAPGELGVDVVVGTTQRFGIPLGYGGPHAAFFATKEEYKRNLPGRIIGLTKDLDGNNALRMALQTREQHIKRDKATSNICTAQVLLAVMAGMYAVYHGPKGLEYIANIVHASAVSLEDRLKELGFEQLNSAYFDTIHVKASASKLKEIAEKHEINFFYPDADSSCISINETTTTDDLNAIVAVFAELADKNKTEIEELSKRSAIPENLERKTEFLTHEVFNLYHSETELMRYIKKLERKDLSLNHSMISLGSCTMKLNAASEMLPLSNPQWGNMHPFAPVDQAEGYQTVLKELEDQLTEITGFSATSLQPNSGAQGEYAGLMVIRAYHESNGEGHRNVCLIPSSAHGTNPASAVMAGMKVVVTKASENGNIDVDDLREKAIKHKDNLAALMVTYPSTHGVFESAIREVTNIIHENGGQVYMDGANMNAQVGLTNPGRIGADVCHLNLHKTFAIPHGGGGPGVGPICVAEQLKPFLPGNPVIKTGGEKAIGAISSAPWGSSLVCLISYGYIKMLGTGGLQKATEYAILNANYIKARLNGHYKTLYSGERGRAAHEMIIDCRPFKDQGIEVTDIAKRLIDYGFHAPTVSFPVAGTMMIEPTESESKPELDRFCDALISIRQEIDELTSEDTNNVLKNAPHTIHMLTSDEWKLPYSREKAAYPLAHLHDNKFWPSVRRVDEAFGDRNLMCTCPPTEEYAEA; encoded by the coding sequence ATGAGAACAGATTCTTTCGCATTACGTCACATAGGCCCTAAAGCAGAAAATCTACAGGAAATGCTGGATACTATTGGCGTTGAGTCTATAGAGCAATTAATTTACGAGACGATCCCGGATGATATAAGGCTAAACGAGGCTTTGAATCTTCCAAAGGCGATGAGTGAAAATCAATATGCCGAGCATATTAAAAAGCTTTCGGAAAAGAACAGGGTTTTTAAAACGTATATAGGCCTTGGTTATCATCAGGCTATTCTCCCTGCCGTCATTCAACGAAATATTCTTGAAAATCCGGGTTGGTATACTGCCTATACACCTTATCAGGCAGAGATTGCACAAGGCCGTTTGGAAGCTTTACTTAATTTCCAAACCATGGTTAGTGATCTAACGGGAATGGAGATTGCAAATGCATCTCTACTTGACGAGTCTACTGCAGCAGCTGAGGCTATGGCATTATTGCATGCAGTTCGCGATAGAAAACAAAAGAAAGATAATGTAAATAAGTTCTTTGTTTCTCAACAAACTCTGCCACAAACGATCTCTTTAATGGAAACCAGGGCAGATTTTCTTGGGATAGACATGGTGGTTGGTAATCATGAAGAATTCGATTTTTCTGAAGATTATTTTGGTGCTTTAGTGCAGTATCCAGGGAAATTCGGACAAATTTTTGATTATGGAGATTTTATTGAAAATTGTAAAAAAGCAAATATAAAGACCGCCGTTGCTGCAGACATCTTAAGTCTTGTAAAACTTCAGGCGCCCGGAGAATTGGGAGTGGATGTGGTTGTAGGAACAACCCAACGCTTTGGAATTCCTCTTGGTTACGGAGGACCTCATGCTGCTTTTTTTGCTACCAAAGAAGAATACAAACGTAATCTCCCAGGAAGAATTATAGGTTTAACCAAAGATCTGGATGGAAACAATGCTCTAAGAATGGCTCTTCAAACAAGAGAGCAACATATCAAAAGAGATAAAGCAACTTCAAATATTTGTACTGCCCAGGTTCTACTGGCTGTAATGGCCGGGATGTATGCTGTGTATCATGGACCAAAAGGTCTTGAATATATTGCGAATATCGTACATGCATCGGCGGTATCCTTAGAAGACCGTTTAAAGGAACTTGGTTTTGAACAATTGAATTCAGCATATTTTGACACTATTCATGTTAAAGCAAGTGCATCAAAATTAAAAGAGATTGCTGAAAAGCATGAGATCAATTTCTTCTACCCAGATGCGGACAGCTCGTGTATTTCTATAAATGAAACAACCACTACCGATGATCTTAATGCGATAGTTGCCGTTTTTGCTGAACTTGCCGATAAAAATAAAACGGAGATCGAAGAGCTTTCTAAAAGATCGGCGATCCCTGAAAACCTTGAAAGAAAAACTGAATTTTTAACGCACGAAGTATTCAATCTTTATCATTCAGAGACTGAATTGATGCGTTATATCAAAAAACTGGAACGCAAGGATCTTTCTCTGAATCATTCCATGATCTCATTGGGGTCATGTACTATGAAGCTCAACGCAGCTTCAGAAATGCTTCCATTAAGCAACCCCCAATGGGGGAATATGCATCCATTTGCTCCGGTAGATCAGGCAGAAGGATATCAAACAGTTTTAAAAGAACTGGAAGATCAATTAACTGAAATCACCGGATTTTCTGCAACTTCTCTTCAGCCTAATTCAGGTGCGCAGGGAGAATATGCCGGATTGATGGTTATCAGAGCTTATCACGAATCGAACGGAGAAGGGCATAGAAATGTTTGTCTTATACCTTCATCTGCACACGGAACCAATCCTGCCTCTGCAGTAATGGCCGGAATGAAAGTGGTGGTTACAAAAGCTTCTGAAAATGGCAATATAGATGTTGATGATCTACGAGAAAAAGCTATAAAACATAAAGATAACCTTGCCGCATTAATGGTTACATATCCTTCTACGCATGGGGTGTTTGAATCTGCCATTAGGGAGGTTACAAATATTATCCATGAGAATGGAGGACAGGTGTATATGGACGGTGCCAATATGAATGCTCAGGTTGGATTGACCAATCCCGGAAGAATTGGAGCAGACGTTTGTCACTTAAATTTACATAAAACATTTGCCATTCCTCACGGAGGTGGCGGGCCTGGAGTTGGACCAATTTGTGTTGCAGAACAGTTAAAACCATTTTTACCTGGAAATCCAGTAATTAAAACCGGAGGAGAAAAAGCCATTGGAGCAATTTCTTCTGCACCATGGGGATCTTCTTTAGTTTGCCTTATTTCATACGGATATATAAAAATGCTTGGAACCGGCGGTCTTCAAAAAGCCACTGAGTATGCTATTTTAAATGCCAACTATATTAAGGCCAGGCTCAACGGCCATTATAAAACCTTATATTCAGGGGAAAGAGGAAGAGCTGCTCATGAGATGATCATAGACTGCAGACCTTTTAAAGACCAAGGAATTGAAGTAACCGATATCGCCAAACGACTAATAGATTATGGTTTTCATGCTCCAACTGTTTCCTTCCCGGTTGCAGGAACAATGATGATCGAACCAACAGAAAGCGAAAGTAAACCTGAATTGGACCGTTTTTGTGACGCCCTGATCTCTATTAGACAGGAAATAGATGAGCTAACATCTGAAGATACCAATAACGTATTAAAAAATGCACCGCATACTATTCATATGTTAACTTCAGATGAATGGAAACTACCATATTCCAGGGAGAAAGCGGCTTATCCGCTTGCACATCTTCATGATAATAAATTCTGGCCTAGCGTTAGAAGAGTTGACGAAGCTTTTGGAGACAGAAATCTTATGTGTACCTGCCCCCCAACAGAAGAATATGCAGAAGCATAG
- a CDS encoding M3 family metallopeptidase yields the protein MSSENILLTDFEYAPFSKIRTGDYQPAILKAVELAREEIKEIVNSEETPTFENTIEALEFSGEKLDRVTSIFFNINSAETNEEIQKIAQEVSPVLSEFKNDIILNKELFERIKEVYAKIGSLDLTKEQTTLLEKKYKAFTRNGANLPNEKQNDLREIDKELSKLSLQFGENVLAETNKYELLVTEESRLTGLPESFKDEAKSVAKSKNKEGWVFTLEYPSYIPFMKYASDRELREELSMAFGSRAFHNDKLDNQENVLKIAKLRYKRAQLLGFESHAHFVLEERMAETPEKVNSFLDEMLDKAKPAAEREFKELENFAKDLEGIDQLQKWDAAYYGEKLKQKLFELDDEKLKPYFKLENVIDGVFTVAQKLYGLNFKEVQNIDKYHQDVKTFEVTNELGEEVALFYADFHPRPGKRDGAWMTIYKNQYVQNNKNERPHISIVCNFTKPTEKAPSLLTFNEVTTLFHEFGHALHGMLANTTYPSLSGPNVYWDFVELPSQVLENWCYEKESLQLFARHYKTGEAIPQQYIDKIKESANFLEGMATLRQLSFGMLDLSWHGIDPSNIEDVKQHELKAFEATKLYPDVPSNCMSTAFSHIFQGGYSAGYYSYKWAEVLDADTFEYFTENGIFSKDIADKFRENILSKGGTEHPMELYKRFRGKEPKPDALLRRAGLISK from the coding sequence ATGAGTTCTGAGAATATACTACTTACAGATTTCGAATACGCCCCCTTCTCAAAAATTAGAACCGGGGATTACCAACCGGCTATTTTAAAAGCGGTAGAGCTTGCCCGAGAAGAAATTAAGGAGATCGTAAATTCTGAAGAAACACCAACATTTGAAAACACCATTGAAGCTCTGGAATTCTCTGGCGAAAAACTGGATAGAGTCACAAGCATCTTTTTTAATATAAATTCTGCAGAAACTAACGAAGAAATCCAGAAGATAGCCCAGGAAGTATCTCCCGTTCTTTCAGAATTCAAAAATGATATTATTTTAAACAAAGAGCTTTTCGAAAGAATTAAAGAGGTATACGCTAAAATTGGTTCTCTAGATCTAACCAAAGAGCAAACTACACTCCTTGAAAAAAAATACAAAGCATTTACTCGCAATGGAGCCAACCTGCCAAATGAAAAACAAAATGATCTTAGGGAAATAGATAAAGAACTTTCAAAACTAAGCCTTCAGTTTGGAGAGAATGTCTTAGCTGAAACTAACAAATACGAACTACTTGTAACCGAAGAATCAAGACTTACCGGTTTGCCTGAAAGCTTTAAAGATGAAGCCAAATCTGTTGCTAAGTCTAAGAATAAAGAAGGCTGGGTTTTCACCCTAGAATATCCAAGCTATATTCCTTTTATGAAATATGCCAGTGATCGTGAACTTCGAGAAGAGCTATCTATGGCTTTTGGTTCAAGAGCATTTCATAATGATAAATTAGACAATCAGGAGAATGTTCTCAAAATTGCAAAATTAAGGTATAAGAGAGCTCAACTATTGGGCTTTGAATCTCATGCTCATTTTGTACTGGAAGAACGTATGGCAGAAACTCCAGAAAAGGTAAATTCTTTTCTGGATGAAATGCTTGATAAAGCAAAACCAGCAGCCGAGAGAGAATTCAAAGAACTTGAAAATTTCGCTAAAGATCTTGAGGGGATAGATCAGCTTCAAAAATGGGATGCTGCTTATTACGGAGAAAAACTAAAACAAAAGCTTTTTGAGCTTGACGATGAAAAGTTAAAACCTTATTTCAAGCTTGAAAATGTAATCGATGGTGTTTTCACAGTAGCCCAAAAGCTCTATGGGCTTAATTTTAAGGAGGTTCAGAATATTGACAAATATCATCAAGATGTAAAGACATTTGAAGTCACAAATGAATTAGGTGAAGAGGTTGCTTTATTTTATGCTGACTTCCACCCACGCCCAGGAAAAAGAGATGGTGCATGGATGACCATATACAAGAATCAATACGTGCAGAATAATAAAAATGAACGCCCCCATATTTCTATCGTTTGTAATTTCACAAAACCAACAGAAAAAGCCCCTTCATTACTTACTTTCAATGAGGTAACTACACTTTTCCATGAGTTTGGTCATGCTTTGCATGGTATGCTGGCTAACACTACCTATCCCAGCCTTTCGGGACCTAACGTATATTGGGATTTTGTAGAGTTACCAAGCCAGGTGCTGGAAAACTGGTGTTACGAAAAAGAATCGCTTCAGCTTTTTGCCAGGCATTATAAAACAGGGGAAGCCATTCCTCAGCAATATATAGACAAGATTAAAGAATCAGCAAATTTCCTCGAGGGAATGGCTACTTTAAGACAGTTGAGTTTTGGAATGCTGGATCTGAGCTGGCATGGGATTGACCCTTCTAATATTGAAGATGTTAAGCAGCATGAATTAAAAGCTTTTGAGGCAACCAAACTTTACCCGGATGTACCTTCAAATTGTATGAGCACCGCATTTTCTCATATTTTCCAGGGAGGCTATTCTGCCGGGTATTATTCTTATAAATGGGCAGAAGTTCTGGATGCTGATACTTTTGAGTACTTTACCGAAAATGGCATCTTCAGCAAAGACATAGCCGATAAATTCAGGGAAAATATACTATCTAAAGGTGGAACTGAACACCCAATGGAACTTTATAAACGTTTTCGCGGAAAAGAACCAAAACCAGATGCATTGTTGAGAAGAGCCGGTTTAATATCAAAATAG
- the hpt gene encoding hypoxanthine phosphoribosyltransferase produces MVKLHDLEFEPFISEEKIMIAITEISATLNREYADKKPVFLGVLNGSFMFASEIIKRFNGDCEVSFVKMGSYDGTETTGNVRTLLGLNQDLKGRQVILLEDIVDTGNTLVEIDQILKKAEVKDYKVATLFFKPEAYSKNIPIQYKGLEIPNEFIVGFGLDYDGLGRNLTQVYKRK; encoded by the coding sequence TTGGTGAAATTACATGATCTTGAATTTGAACCCTTCATTTCTGAGGAGAAAATTATGATTGCGATTACCGAAATTTCAGCAACACTCAACAGAGAATATGCAGATAAGAAGCCGGTTTTCCTTGGAGTTTTAAACGGCTCTTTTATGTTCGCTTCAGAAATTATTAAGCGATTTAATGGAGATTGCGAGGTCAGTTTTGTGAAAATGGGATCTTATGATGGGACTGAAACTACCGGAAATGTGAGAACCCTTCTTGGTTTAAATCAGGATTTGAAAGGGCGACAGGTGATTTTGCTGGAAGATATTGTAGATACAGGAAATACGCTGGTTGAAATTGATCAGATTCTTAAAAAGGCTGAGGTGAAAGATTATAAAGTAGCTACTCTGTTTTTTAAACCAGAGGCTTATAGCAAGAATATTCCTATTCAGTATAAGGGATTGGAAATACCAAATGAATTTATTGTAGGTTTTGGTCTGGATTATGATGGTTTAGGCCGTAATCTCACACAAGTATATAAACGCAAATAA